The following are encoded together in the Bacillus sp. V2I10 genome:
- the yajC gene encoding preprotein translocase subunit YajC, protein MELLTTVGPLILMFAIFYFLLIRPQQKQQKKVREMQESLSKGDKVVTIGGMHGIVDSIDEEKVIIKAGDGSRLTFDRRAVRDVVEQKGITMEKA, encoded by the coding sequence ATGGAATTATTGACTACGGTTGGACCGTTAATCTTAATGTTTGCGATCTTTTACTTTTTACTGATCCGTCCTCAGCAGAAACAGCAGAAGAAAGTGCGTGAAATGCAGGAAAGTCTGTCAAAAGGCGACAAAGTCGTAACGATTGGCGGTATGCATGGCATCGTTGATTCAATCGATGAAGAAAAAGTAATCATCAAAGCTGGTGATGGCTCACGCCTGACATTTGACCGCCGCGCTGTTCGCGACGTTGTTGAGCAAAAAGGCATCACAATGGAAAAGGCCTAA
- a CDS encoding TIGR04086 family membrane protein, translating into METRRWSKAILYGLTSILMVALATSLLFSLLLKFTGLTEDSIKWFILGLSFLSVFIGGFIAGGKGKERGWLIGGTTAILYTLIIFLFQFLGYGKTFTMEQTMYHGGFLAIAMLGGVMGVNLSGSSK; encoded by the coding sequence ATCGAAACGCGAAGATGGAGTAAAGCCATTCTTTACGGATTAACCAGTATTTTAATGGTAGCACTTGCAACAAGCTTACTTTTTTCATTGCTGCTTAAATTTACGGGGTTAACGGAAGATTCTATTAAATGGTTTATACTGGGACTCTCATTTTTATCCGTTTTCATTGGCGGATTTATTGCCGGAGGAAAAGGAAAAGAGCGCGGATGGCTGATCGGAGGCACAACAGCAATCCTCTATACATTAATTATTTTTTTATTTCAATTTTTAGGCTACGGGAAAACATTTACAATGGAGCAGACCATGTATCATGGGGGCTTCCTTGCCATAGCTATGCTAGGCGGGGTAATGGGAGTGAACTTGTCCGGCTCGTCCAAATAG
- a CDS encoding DUF421 domain-containing protein: protein MEDAIIIMARTIFLYVMIVIIFRLMGKREIGELSILDLVVFLMIAEMGVMAIENTEDPLIHTVIPMFLLLGIQIGLAYLSLKNHKVRKLLDGKPTIIIDRGKINEHAMKTQRYNFDDLLIQLREKDINDISEVDFAILEPSGKLSVIKKEHDNERQELQLPLIIDGLIQEENLFRIGKTNLWLRQQLRELGYIDLKNISLCTHNKGAFFIDLTDEK, encoded by the coding sequence GTGGAAGATGCTATAATCATAATGGCACGGACGATTTTTTTATATGTAATGATCGTTATTATCTTCAGACTGATGGGAAAACGGGAAATTGGCGAATTAAGCATTCTGGATCTTGTTGTCTTTTTAATGATCGCAGAAATGGGAGTTATGGCCATTGAAAATACGGAGGATCCATTGATACATACCGTCATTCCCATGTTTCTGCTGCTTGGCATCCAGATTGGCCTTGCCTATCTGTCGCTAAAAAATCATAAAGTAAGAAAACTGCTGGACGGAAAGCCGACAATCATCATAGATAGAGGCAAAATCAATGAACATGCCATGAAAACGCAGCGCTATAATTTTGATGATCTTCTCATCCAGCTAAGGGAAAAGGATATTAACGATATCAGCGAAGTGGATTTTGCCATCCTTGAACCATCAGGGAAGTTATCTGTTATAAAAAAAGAACATGACAATGAACGTCAGGAACTGCAGCTGCCATTAATAATTGACGGATTGATTCAAGAGGAAAATTTATTCAGAATCGGAAAGACAAACTTGTGGCTAAGGCAGCAGCTTAGAGAACTTGGCTACATAGATTTAAAGAATATTTCCTTGTGCACACATAATAAGGGGGCATTTTTTATCGACCTGACAGATGAAAAATAA
- the spoVB gene encoding stage V sporulation protein B, giving the protein MSKQTFLQGTLILIAAGLITRVLGFINRIVVARFIGEEGVGLYMMAMPTLVLIITITQFGLPVAISKLVAEAEAEGNQRKIKKILIVSLAITGSLSLLFTPAIILLAPYLSNSLLTDPRTLYPLLAITPVVPIIAISSVLRGYFQGKQNMRPAAISQVLEQIVRISLIAVFTKTFLPYGIEYAAAGAMASAVIGELISLLYLFSMFKMKKKFKIRRKFFKSLHDGKDTFQNLMSIALPTTGSRMIGSIAWFFEPIVVAQSLAIAGFTAVTATKQYGELTGYALPLLMLPSFITYSLSTALVPAISEAMAQKKLHLVQHRLQQAFRLSLVTGGFAVVILYIYANPMMMVMYGSSHAAIFVQVMAPFFIFYYFQGPLQAVLQALNLAKAAMINSFIGSAIKTALIFLLATRPSLGIMGAALAIVAGIMLVTLLHLATVMKVVSLTFRIGEYAKCFLTMILSGIAGYYFYQMLSLSMGINLIISVTFTFTIYCILLVVFRLVLKEELKRIPYVGNTLSKLAPRR; this is encoded by the coding sequence ATGTCCAAGCAAACATTTTTACAGGGAACATTAATATTGATAGCTGCCGGTCTGATTACCAGGGTTCTGGGGTTTATAAACCGAATCGTTGTGGCGCGCTTTATAGGGGAAGAAGGCGTTGGATTATACATGATGGCGATGCCCACACTGGTCCTTATTATTACGATTACCCAGTTCGGTCTGCCTGTTGCAATATCAAAATTAGTTGCGGAAGCTGAAGCCGAAGGAAATCAGCGGAAGATCAAAAAAATCCTGATCGTCTCTCTTGCGATTACAGGGTCACTTAGTCTTTTATTCACTCCGGCAATCATTCTCCTTGCTCCCTATTTGTCAAACTCATTGCTGACAGACCCAAGAACGCTGTATCCGCTGCTTGCGATTACTCCAGTCGTTCCCATTATCGCGATTTCATCTGTTCTCAGGGGCTATTTTCAAGGAAAGCAAAACATGAGGCCTGCTGCGATATCCCAGGTGCTTGAACAAATTGTCCGGATATCTTTAATTGCTGTTTTTACAAAAACGTTCCTTCCGTACGGGATTGAATACGCTGCAGCAGGGGCCATGGCATCAGCCGTCATCGGAGAACTGATTTCCCTGCTTTACTTATTCTCGATGTTTAAGATGAAAAAGAAATTCAAAATCAGAAGAAAGTTCTTCAAATCATTGCACGACGGAAAAGATACGTTTCAAAACTTAATGAGCATTGCACTCCCAACAACAGGAAGCCGCATGATCGGTTCCATTGCCTGGTTTTTTGAACCGATTGTTGTCGCACAAAGCTTGGCCATTGCAGGATTTACAGCAGTGACGGCAACAAAACAGTACGGTGAATTGACAGGGTACGCCCTTCCGCTGCTTATGCTGCCGTCATTTATTACATACTCCTTATCAACCGCACTTGTCCCGGCAATCAGTGAAGCCATGGCTCAAAAAAAGCTGCACCTTGTTCAGCACAGACTTCAGCAGGCATTCAGACTGTCTTTAGTGACAGGCGGTTTCGCCGTAGTTATTTTATATATCTATGCCAATCCGATGATGATGGTCATGTACGGCAGCAGCCACGCTGCGATCTTTGTCCAGGTCATGGCTCCCTTTTTCATCTTTTACTATTTCCAGGGTCCCCTTCAGGCAGTTCTGCAGGCACTTAACCTTGCAAAAGCAGCAATGATCAATAGTTTTATCGGTTCAGCCATTAAAACCGCCCTGATTTTCCTATTAGCAACCCGCCCTTCACTCGGTATTATGGGAGCTGCCCTTGCCATTGTAGCGGGAATTATGCTTGTCACGCTGCTTCATTTAGCAACTGTCATGAAGGTGGTCTCCCTGACCTTTCGGATTGGAGAATATGCCAAGTGCTTTTTGACAATGATTCTCTCAGGAATAGCGGGTTATTATTTCTATCAAATGCTCTCTCTAAGCATGGGTATTAATTTAATCATTTCTGTTACCTTTACTTTCACGATTTATTGCATCCTTCTGGTCGTCTTCCGCTTAGTTCTTAAGGAAGAATTGAAAAGAATTCCTTATGTAGGAAACACACTTTCTAAGCTGGCACCGCGGCGTTAA
- a CDS encoding post-transcriptional regulator: MEKDEIEKYRHHVKPALVSKAEEFKILDYGEVTVAELWNFLRNKKWKKKNELMVYEMVADIMAIKPNEFMTFATIESYKAGSWFESEEGKKLGINES, encoded by the coding sequence ATGGAAAAAGACGAAATTGAAAAATATCGCCATCACGTAAAGCCGGCGCTAGTCAGCAAAGCAGAGGAATTTAAAATCCTCGATTATGGCGAAGTCACAGTAGCAGAGCTTTGGAATTTCCTAAGAAATAAAAAATGGAAGAAAAAAAATGAGCTGATGGTGTATGAAATGGTTGCTGATATTATGGCCATCAAACCTAATGAATTCATGACATTCGCAACGATTGAATCTTATAAGGCGGGTAGCTGGTTTGAAAGTGAAGAAGGCAAAAAACTCGGCATCAATGAAAGTTAA
- the secDF gene encoding protein translocase subunit SecDF — MKKGRIIGFFLLVLCVGSLIGAFGNKTADNILLGLDLQGGFEILYDVKPANEGDKIDRNALVSTVNALQKRANVLGVSEPNIQIEGENRIRVQLAGVKDQSQAREILSTQAELTFRDVNDKVMMNGSDLVEGASKQTFDPDTQEPIVAVKLKDAAKFKNVTEQIVAMQPENQLVIWLDYEKGDSYKEEVTKESPKFLSNPNVGEVFNTTDVTITGQFTVEEAKDLANLLNAGSLPVKLDETYSTSVGAQFGEEALQKTVLAGVIGISFIFLFMLYFYRLPGFIAIVTLSAYLYLVLQVFDWMNAVLTLPGIAALILGVGMAVDANIITYERIKEEIKLGKSIRSAYRAGNRRSFATIFDANITTMLAGGVLFFFGTSAVKGFATSLVLSILVSFLTSVFLSRILLGLLVESKWLDKKPGYFGVNKKDIIDLSKSTEDVDAPTKFDKVDFVKHRKKFFAASGILLAAGVVLLLVFRLNLGIDFSSGTRIEIGAEKTLTAEEVEAELANLDLEAKDIVLSGSQNQTAVARFIGVLDKDEIAEVKEYFNEKYGKEPSVSTVSPTVGKELARNAMYGVLIASLGIIIYVSLRFEYKMAIASVIALLYDAFFIIAVFSITRLEVDVTFIAAVLTIVGYSINDTIVTFDRIRELYKKTKVKTYDDLKNIVNRSLQQTFTRSVNTVLTVVFCVIALMILGSESILNFSIALLIGLISGTYSSLFIAAQLWMIWKWKEIKKKSTMKKVQENDEPVV; from the coding sequence GTGAAAAAAGGACGCATTATCGGTTTTTTCTTACTCGTCCTTTGCGTAGGCAGTTTGATTGGAGCTTTTGGAAACAAAACTGCAGATAATATCTTGCTTGGACTTGATCTTCAGGGCGGCTTTGAAATCCTATATGATGTAAAGCCTGCAAATGAAGGCGATAAGATCGACCGCAATGCACTGGTAAGTACAGTGAATGCTCTTCAAAAGAGAGCGAATGTGCTTGGTGTCAGTGAACCTAACATCCAAATCGAAGGAGAAAACAGAATCAGAGTTCAGCTTGCAGGAGTCAAGGATCAAAGCCAGGCAAGGGAAATTCTCTCCACTCAGGCAGAGCTCACATTTCGGGATGTAAATGATAAAGTCATGATGAATGGCTCGGATCTTGTGGAAGGCGCATCAAAACAGACCTTTGATCCAGATACACAAGAACCTATCGTAGCAGTTAAACTTAAGGATGCTGCAAAGTTTAAAAACGTAACAGAGCAAATCGTGGCGATGCAGCCCGAAAATCAGCTTGTTATTTGGCTTGATTACGAAAAAGGTGACTCATATAAAGAAGAAGTTACAAAAGAATCACCAAAATTTTTATCAAATCCAAACGTCGGAGAAGTTTTTAATACAACCGATGTAACGATTACAGGCCAGTTTACAGTTGAAGAAGCAAAAGATCTTGCCAATCTTCTAAATGCTGGATCACTTCCTGTTAAACTTGATGAAACCTATTCTACTTCGGTAGGAGCGCAGTTTGGTGAAGAAGCGCTGCAGAAAACGGTTCTTGCGGGAGTTATCGGGATCAGCTTTATTTTCTTATTTATGCTCTACTTCTATCGATTGCCGGGGTTCATTGCAATCGTAACTTTAAGTGCATACCTTTATCTTGTCCTTCAAGTTTTTGATTGGATGAATGCTGTTTTAACACTTCCAGGTATAGCAGCCCTGATTTTGGGAGTCGGGATGGCAGTTGATGCCAATATCATTACATACGAGAGAATTAAAGAGGAAATCAAGCTTGGCAAGTCCATAAGATCAGCGTACAGAGCTGGAAACCGCCGTTCGTTTGCCACTATTTTCGATGCGAATATCACTACGATGCTTGCAGGCGGAGTCCTGTTTTTCTTCGGTACCAGTGCGGTCAAAGGATTTGCAACAAGTCTTGTATTAAGTATACTTGTGAGCTTTTTAACATCTGTTTTCTTAAGCAGAATCCTGCTTGGATTATTGGTGGAAAGCAAGTGGCTTGATAAAAAGCCAGGGTATTTTGGAGTAAATAAGAAAGACATTATAGATTTGAGCAAATCAACAGAAGATGTTGATGCTCCTACAAAGTTTGATAAGGTAGACTTTGTTAAGCACCGGAAAAAATTCTTTGCTGCCTCAGGAATATTGCTTGCTGCAGGGGTGGTTCTCCTCCTTGTGTTCAGATTGAATCTTGGGATTGATTTTTCAAGCGGAACCCGGATAGAGATTGGAGCGGAAAAGACCTTAACAGCTGAAGAAGTTGAAGCAGAGCTTGCGAATCTTGACCTTGAGGCGAAGGATATCGTTTTATCCGGCAGTCAAAATCAAACCGCGGTAGCCAGATTTATCGGAGTACTTGATAAAGATGAGATCGCTGAAGTAAAAGAGTATTTCAATGAAAAATATGGGAAGGAACCAAGTGTCAGCACGGTTTCGCCTACAGTTGGGAAAGAATTGGCGAGAAATGCGATGTATGGTGTTTTAATCGCTTCACTTGGAATCATCATCTATGTTTCCTTGCGATTTGAATATAAAATGGCAATAGCCTCTGTTATTGCCCTGCTCTATGACGCATTTTTCATTATCGCCGTTTTCAGTATCACCCGCCTGGAAGTGGATGTTACGTTCATAGCAGCGGTTCTGACTATCGTGGGCTACTCTATTAATGACACGATCGTAACCTTTGACAGGATTCGGGAGCTATATAAAAAGACAAAGGTCAAAACGTATGATGATCTAAAAAATATTGTAAACAGAAGCTTGCAGCAGACATTCACACGATCAGTAAATACTGTATTGACAGTCGTATTCTGTGTTATTGCTTTGATGATATTAGGAAGCGAGTCGATTCTGAATTTCTCAATAGCACTGCTTATCGGATTAATTTCCGGCACATACTCCTCATTATTTATAGCAGCACAGCTATGGATGATCTGGAAATGGAAAGAGATTAAGAAGAAAAGCACGATGAAAAAAGTGCAGGAAAATGACGAACCCGTCGTATAA
- a CDS encoding lipopolysaccharide assembly LapA domain-containing protein, with amino-acid sequence MKRQWSFIFAILFALIVAVFAVINVDPVEVDYLFGQAEWPLILIVLGSVLLGGLMIASAGLTRIYALQRKVKVLEKEKAELINENEALKKDPLVHETTSSAHGAKQIGQTSEEL; translated from the coding sequence ATGAAGAGGCAATGGAGTTTTATTTTTGCGATTCTTTTTGCACTTATTGTTGCGGTTTTTGCTGTCATAAATGTGGATCCAGTTGAAGTTGACTATTTATTCGGTCAAGCTGAATGGCCGCTTATTCTGATTGTTCTGGGTTCCGTTCTGCTTGGAGGACTTATGATTGCTTCTGCAGGACTGACGAGAATTTATGCTCTTCAGCGCAAAGTGAAAGTTCTCGAAAAGGAAAAGGCAGAGCTTATAAATGAAAACGAAGCGCTCAAAAAAGATCCGCTTGTACATGAAACAACAAGCAGTGCGCACGGAGCCAAGCAAATCGGCCAGACATCAGAGGAATTATAA
- the recJ gene encoding single-stranded-DNA-specific exonuclease RecJ translates to MLKAKTRWDVSKHHSDKADELINTMNVTPLIASLLLNRGIETAEQADQFLNIEKHGFFDPFMLLGMEQAVKRINDAMANHEKILIFGDYDADGVSSTTVLLETLNSLGANADFYIPNRFTEGYGPNEMAFRHAHDEGFSLIITVDTGISAVNEAALAKELGIDLIITDHHEPGPVLPDAYAIIHPKQPDCQYPFKELAGVGVAFKLAHALLGKAPEHLLEIAAIGTIADLVPLHGENRLIARLGIQQLKRTERKGLKALLKAAGADGKDINEETIGFAIGPRINAVGRLESADPAVHLLMSEDDDEAQSLAKDIDLLNKERQKIVSQITEEAIEQVESMYPIEENPVLVLVKEDWNPGVVGIVASRLVEKYYRPTIILSIDHGKGMAKGSARSIAGFDLFANLSTCRDILPHFGGHPMAAGMTLDIDDVDQLRQRLNALAAEKLTDKDFIPIKTIDAECTLSEITTDSIEEIGLLAPFGMSNPKPLFLLDSVQLGSMRKIGSDQSHLKLAVEQNHQQLDCIGFGFGHLHDHMAPLAKVSLVGELSINEWNNFRKPQFMIQDLAVNEWQLFDARGTRNLQKAIEKINDEKNVHIVFQKETLSLLEGSDLNILYLESGQAADDLDLKDKYVTFIDTPSSIEHLNALFEGARPDRIYAIFHQHTEHFFATIPTREHFKWYYGFLKQKGSFDLKKHAEALARHKGWSKETIDFMSQVFFDLEFATIENGIISVNHHPPKRDLAESTAYASKLQQLELENTLLYSSYQDLKTWFDERMKISSTLVNA, encoded by the coding sequence TTGCTGAAAGCGAAGACTAGATGGGATGTTTCTAAACACCATTCAGATAAAGCTGATGAATTGATAAATACGATGAATGTTACTCCTCTGATTGCTTCATTGTTATTAAACCGCGGAATTGAGACTGCTGAGCAGGCCGACCAATTCCTGAATATTGAAAAGCATGGTTTTTTTGATCCATTCATGCTCCTTGGAATGGAACAAGCTGTTAAGCGTATAAACGATGCCATGGCGAATCATGAAAAGATATTGATTTTTGGAGATTATGATGCAGATGGAGTGAGTTCTACGACGGTTCTGCTAGAAACGCTTAACTCACTCGGAGCTAATGCTGATTTTTATATACCTAATCGTTTTACTGAAGGCTATGGTCCAAATGAGATGGCTTTCCGCCATGCTCATGATGAAGGTTTTTCTTTAATCATTACGGTTGATACAGGGATCTCGGCTGTGAATGAAGCTGCTCTTGCAAAAGAGCTGGGTATTGATCTGATCATAACTGATCATCATGAACCAGGACCGGTTCTTCCAGATGCTTATGCGATTATCCATCCAAAGCAGCCCGATTGCCAATATCCTTTCAAAGAGTTAGCCGGTGTTGGCGTAGCATTTAAGCTTGCCCACGCACTGCTTGGCAAAGCACCAGAGCATTTGCTTGAAATTGCCGCAATAGGAACCATCGCGGACCTTGTACCGCTTCACGGCGAGAATCGCCTGATTGCACGCCTTGGTATACAGCAATTAAAACGAACAGAACGAAAAGGGTTAAAAGCGCTGCTTAAAGCAGCAGGAGCTGACGGAAAAGATATAAATGAAGAGACGATCGGATTTGCCATCGGGCCGCGGATAAATGCCGTAGGAAGGCTGGAATCTGCTGATCCGGCTGTTCATCTCCTAATGTCAGAAGACGATGATGAGGCTCAAAGTCTTGCAAAAGACATTGACCTGCTCAATAAAGAAAGACAGAAAATCGTCTCTCAAATTACGGAAGAAGCAATCGAACAAGTAGAATCAATGTATCCGATTGAAGAAAATCCGGTTCTTGTTCTGGTAAAAGAAGATTGGAACCCAGGCGTTGTCGGAATTGTAGCTTCGAGATTGGTAGAGAAATATTATAGACCTACGATTATTTTAAGTATTGACCACGGTAAGGGAATGGCTAAAGGATCTGCAAGAAGCATTGCGGGTTTTGATTTATTTGCTAATTTGTCAACGTGCCGGGACATTCTGCCGCATTTCGGAGGTCATCCAATGGCAGCTGGAATGACACTTGACATTGATGATGTTGACCAATTGAGACAGCGCTTGAATGCTCTTGCGGCTGAGAAGCTGACTGACAAAGATTTCATACCCATCAAAACAATTGATGCAGAATGTACTCTTTCCGAAATCACTACGGACTCCATCGAAGAAATTGGGCTGCTCGCTCCGTTTGGCATGAGCAACCCAAAGCCTCTCTTCCTGCTTGACTCCGTTCAATTAGGATCGATGAGGAAGATAGGGTCAGATCAATCACATTTGAAACTGGCGGTTGAACAAAATCATCAGCAGCTCGATTGTATTGGATTTGGATTCGGACATCTTCATGATCATATGGCTCCTCTTGCAAAAGTGTCACTGGTTGGTGAATTATCTATTAATGAATGGAATAACTTCCGAAAGCCGCAATTCATGATCCAGGATCTCGCTGTCAATGAGTGGCAGCTTTTTGATGCAAGAGGAACCCGCAATCTTCAAAAAGCGATTGAAAAAATAAATGATGAAAAAAATGTCCATATAGTTTTCCAAAAAGAAACGCTCTCTTTGCTTGAAGGCTCGGATCTCAATATTCTATATTTGGAAAGCGGCCAAGCTGCGGACGACTTGGATTTAAAAGATAAATATGTCACATTCATTGACACGCCATCTTCTATCGAACATCTGAATGCTCTTTTTGAAGGAGCGCGCCCGGACCGGATCTATGCTATTTTCCATCAGCATACGGAACATTTTTTTGCCACAATACCGACAAGGGAACACTTCAAATGGTATTATGGATTTTTGAAACAAAAAGGGTCATTTGACTTAAAAAAACATGCAGAAGCGCTTGCCCGGCATAAAGGCTGGTCGAAAGAAACAATAGATTTCATGTCACAGGTGTTTTTTGACCTGGAATTTGCTACAATAGAGAATGGCATTATTTCTGTCAATCATCATCCGCCAAAAAGAGATCTAGCCGAATCTACTGCGTATGCTTCTAAGCTTCAGCAATTAGAGCTTGAAAATACGCTACTATATTCGTCATACCAGGATTTAAAAACATGGTTTGATGAAAGAATGAAAATATCGTCAACGCTTGTCAATGCATGA
- a CDS encoding adenine phosphoribosyltransferase, with translation MDLKKYVTVVPDYPKPGIQFKDITTLMDNGEAYRYATDQIVEYARKQNVDIIVGPEARGFIIGCPVAYSLGVGFAPVRKEGKLPREVVRVEYGLEYGKDVLTMHKDAIKPGQRVLITDDLLATGGTIEATIKLVEELGGVVAGIAFLIELSYLDGRSKLDDYDILTLMKF, from the coding sequence ATGGATTTAAAGAAATATGTAACAGTGGTTCCAGATTATCCGAAGCCGGGTATTCAGTTTAAAGATATTACAACTCTAATGGACAACGGTGAAGCTTACCGCTATGCAACAGATCAAATTGTTGAATATGCGCGCAAACAAAACGTTGATATAATTGTAGGACCTGAAGCCCGCGGATTTATCATCGGCTGTCCTGTAGCTTATTCACTCGGAGTAGGCTTTGCGCCAGTCCGCAAAGAAGGCAAGCTTCCTCGCGAGGTTGTACGCGTTGAGTATGGACTTGAGTATGGCAAAGATGTGCTTACAATGCATAAAGATGCCATAAAACCAGGTCAGCGTGTGTTAATCACAGATGATTTGCTTGCTACAGGCGGAACGATTGAAGCAACAATCAAATTGGTAGAAGAGCTTGGCGGAGTCGTAGCCGGCATCGCTTTCTTAATCGAATTAAGCTACCTTGACGGACGCAGCAAATTGGATGATTACGATATTTTGACACTGATGAAGTTTTAA